The Pseudomonadota bacterium genome window below encodes:
- the efp gene encoding elongation factor P: MYSTTDFRKGLRIELSNEPYIIVDFQHFKPGKGGAFVRTKLKNLLNGRVVDKTFRSGEKVGKPDIEEKEMQFLYKDDEYHFMDNANYEQIDLSAELIGDSKNFLQENTNVSILFYQNRPINLELPIFVELEVVEAEPGLKGDTASGASKPVTVDTGAKIQVPLFIEEGDRLKIDTRTGEYIERVKI, translated from the coding sequence ATGTATTCAACCACTGATTTCCGCAAGGGACTGCGCATCGAATTGAGCAATGAACCCTATATTATAGTCGATTTCCAGCATTTTAAGCCCGGCAAAGGCGGTGCTTTTGTTCGTACGAAACTAAAAAATCTGCTCAACGGCAGAGTTGTTGACAAGACCTTCCGTTCCGGTGAAAAAGTCGGCAAACCCGACATTGAAGAAAAGGAAATGCAGTTCCTTTACAAGGATGACGAGTATCATTTCATGGACAACGCCAACTATGAACAAATTGACCTGTCGGCTGAACTTATTGGGGACAGCAAGAACTTTTTGCAGGAAAACACCAACGTCAGCATTCTTTTCTATCAGAACCGACCCATCAATCTGGAATTACCGATTTTTGTCGAACTGGAGGTGGTGGAGGCTGAGCCAGGGCTCAAGGGGGACACTGCCAGTGGAGCCAGCAAACCGGTAACGGTAGATACTGGAGCCAAAATCCAGGTACCCTTGTTTATCGAGGAGGGAGACCGATTAAAAATAGACACCCGCACCGGTGAATATATTGAGCGGGTCAAAATATGA